The Kineothrix sp. MB12-C1 genome includes a window with the following:
- a CDS encoding LytTR family DNA-binding domain-containing protein, which produces MKVRIRQISDKADECLIIECVEVTPDIESIRSYALAKGMTLIGSIDERIYQFNLSDVFYFEAVDERVFAYTKGKSYELKIRLYELENAYADKHFIRCSKSFIINLMKLESISPALNGRFMAHMKNGEKIIISRQYVPQIKHAVLGGK; this is translated from the coding sequence ATGAAAGTACGAATTAGGCAAATCAGTGACAAAGCCGACGAATGCCTTATTATAGAATGTGTTGAGGTTACGCCCGATATTGAGAGCATAAGATCGTATGCACTCGCCAAAGGCATGACCTTAATAGGAAGCATAGACGAACGCATTTATCAGTTTAATCTCTCCGATGTTTTCTATTTTGAGGCAGTTGATGAGCGTGTATTTGCTTATACAAAAGGCAAGTCGTATGAACTTAAAATTCGACTTTATGAGCTTGAAAACGCCTATGCGGATAAACATTTTATTCGTTGTTCCAAATCTTTTATTATCAATCTTATGAAGCTGGAAAGTATAAGTCCGGCACTAAACGGGCGATTTATGGCTCATATGAAGAATGGCGAAAAAATAATCATCTCAAGGCAATATGTACCCCAAATAAAACACGCTGTGTTGGGAGGGAAGTAA
- a CDS encoding ATP-binding cassette domain-containing protein: MIRVQNLSYSYPQKDLYKKVSFTIEDDVHCALIGTNGTGKSTLLELLKHPEEYLYDGKIVIDNIGRIGYVSQFSQLDSKEDMTVFQYISGEFVKHEQKLSDFYKKMETTVDLDEIFEEYQKELDEWNAIDGESYEVNIKKRLKLANLQKLEGQKISNLSGGEFKLVQVIREMMLSPKFLIMDEPDVFLDFEYLNALRNLINAHKGTLLVITHNRYLLNHCFNKILHMENMDVQEFDGTYIEYNYELLATKIDLEEAAAADQEEIDRQSKILEKARAKATAMDNASLGRAVHARQTLVDRLKARKTKAPFVDIKQPEIYFDLDTPVTDGNILELTDYSVAFDEQLLEHVNFEMKSTEHVAIVGGNGTGKTTMLREIFENKKDTIRMSEDAKVSMFSQITGSLYDDTKTLLEIFEEKGVGTSSDIGIYLKKYGFEGETLSQKVRELSGGEKDLFQLAVLSLEKANFLLLDEPTGHLDVYAQIALEQAISEYKGAILMVSHDYYTVANCMDYVFLVENNTVRRMSSRKFRQMIYANHFAKDYLLLEQKKKEIETRIQQLLRTNEFEKAKVLMESLEETIKKMELLR, translated from the coding sequence ATGATCAGGGTCCAAAATTTGTCCTATTCGTATCCGCAAAAGGACTTATATAAAAAGGTTTCATTTACGATAGAAGATGATGTGCATTGCGCATTGATCGGTACCAATGGTACAGGGAAAAGTACGTTGCTCGAGTTGTTGAAGCATCCCGAAGAGTATTTATATGATGGGAAAATTGTAATTGACAATATAGGAAGAATCGGATATGTCAGTCAATTTTCACAATTAGATTCAAAAGAAGATATGACTGTATTTCAGTATATCAGCGGTGAGTTTGTGAAGCATGAGCAGAAGTTATCTGATTTCTATAAGAAAATGGAGACTACCGTAGACCTGGATGAGATATTCGAGGAGTATCAAAAAGAATTAGATGAATGGAATGCGATCGATGGAGAGTCCTACGAAGTCAATATTAAGAAGCGATTAAAACTGGCTAATCTGCAAAAGTTAGAGGGACAGAAAATCAGTAATCTGAGCGGTGGAGAATTTAAGCTGGTGCAAGTAATCAGGGAGATGATGTTGAGTCCGAAGTTTCTTATTATGGATGAACCTGATGTGTTTTTGGATTTTGAATATCTGAATGCGTTAAGAAATCTGATCAATGCCCACAAGGGGACGCTTCTTGTTATCACGCATAATCGATACTTGTTAAACCATTGCTTTAACAAGATACTCCATATGGAAAATATGGATGTTCAGGAATTTGACGGAACTTATATAGAATATAATTATGAACTTCTTGCTACGAAGATTGATTTAGAAGAAGCCGCTGCAGCAGATCAGGAAGAGATCGATCGTCAGAGTAAGATATTAGAAAAAGCCAGAGCGAAAGCGACAGCGATGGACAACGCATCCCTTGGAAGAGCAGTGCATGCAAGGCAGACTTTGGTGGATCGGCTGAAAGCCAGAAAGACAAAAGCTCCTTTTGTAGATATCAAACAGCCGGAGATTTATTTTGATTTGGATACCCCAGTAACAGATGGAAATATTCTGGAATTGACGGATTACAGCGTTGCATTTGATGAACAGCTTTTAGAACATGTGAACTTCGAAATGAAATCTACAGAGCATGTAGCAATTGTAGGGGGCAATGGAACCGGAAAGACGACAATGCTGCGTGAAATCTTTGAAAATAAGAAGGATACAATCAGGATGAGTGAAGATGCGAAGGTTAGCATGTTTTCTCAGATTACGGGCTCCTTATATGATGATACGAAAACATTACTTGAAATTTTCGAAGAAAAAGGGGTTGGTACAAGCAGTGATATAGGGATTTATCTGAAAAAATATGGTTTTGAAGGAGAGACGCTCAGTCAGAAAGTGAGAGAATTATCCGGCGGAGAAAAAGACTTATTTCAATTAGCGGTGCTCTCATTAGAAAAAGCCAACTTCCTGCTTTTGGATGAACCGACGGGGCATTTGGATGTTTATGCGCAGATTGCATTAGAGCAGGCGATTTCTGAGTATAAAGGTGCAATTCTTATGGTGTCTCATGATTATTATACGGTGGCCAATTGCATGGACTATGTATTTTTGGTAGAAAATAACACGGTGCGCAGAATGAGCAGCCGTAAATTCCGACAGATGATTTACGCCAATCATTTCGCCAAAGATTATCTGCTGCTAGAGCAAAAGAAAAAAGAGATAGAAACGAGAATTCAACAGTTGCTCCGAACGAATGAATTTGAAAAGGCAAAGGTACTGATGGAGTCATTAGAAGAAACTATTAAAAAGATGGAGTTGCTTCGATAA
- a CDS encoding prolyl-tRNA synthetase associated domain-containing protein — MCKKQLVYDKLTALDIPFQTMEHPAVFTIEEMHALEFPPNARIAKNLFLRDAKGKRHFLLVVDSEQSVNLKQLENVLNCTKLSFASEERLQKYLGLTKGSVTPFGLLNDTDNHVEVFFDKKLQESDSVGVHPNDNTATVLITFDYLLKFIETSGHQVQIIDLACLA, encoded by the coding sequence ATGTGTAAGAAACAATTAGTATATGATAAGTTAACTGCTTTGGATATTCCCTTCCAAACGATGGAGCATCCGGCCGTCTTTACAATAGAAGAAATGCATGCATTGGAATTTCCTCCAAACGCAAGGATAGCAAAAAATTTATTCCTGCGCGATGCGAAAGGAAAGCGCCATTTTCTTCTCGTCGTTGACTCCGAACAAAGCGTAAACTTGAAGCAGTTGGAAAATGTATTGAATTGTACAAAACTTTCTTTTGCCTCAGAGGAACGTCTTCAAAAGTATTTAGGGCTTACGAAAGGTTCCGTTACCCCCTTTGGTTTATTAAACGATACCGATAACCATGTGGAGGTATTTTTTGATAAAAAACTACAGGAAAGTGATTCAGTTGGAGTCCACCCTAATGATAACACGGCTACTGTACTTATCACTTTTGATTATTTATTAAAATTTATTGAGACAAGCGGGCATCAGGTACAAATTATTGATTTAGCATGTCTGGCTTAA
- a CDS encoding cache domain-containing sensor histidine kinase, translated as MERLLQEELSSQTIQNISKNESYIYEKLQSMAYYSSLFVNDEKLRERLTNESYSEYENMNYFNNLIDKNSILDLKSTFPMTKVVLFDNFGRVYSNWSMNYRNYDFLLEEEWVKKSREEKGHVTWSLFQPSYIEGEDDEIHISLARTILSEGTAGSPIGTIIVSINKKEFSEALMEYSNEGDFVYICIDKGEVLMDNDIENFLDKDEILRIYEETERNKKGKIQIKEGGNEYLISYYSLPKPWEFNGQIMKVFHFTDYNKIKDSISSITRSINMITVIILIIIVFVLFITSRYLVRPIKVLTSKMDQFSLKTPIEGIDLNRKDEIGKINRSFIHMGENINTLFEQLEEEHKIREQYQYESLRAQFNPHFIFNTLLNIRWMAQIRGANNIVECIEALGNLLSYSMMREKEVVTLDDEIKNIQSFIYIHNCRYPEFVTLTTHIDEELLNLKTVKFILQPIVENAVIHGYNNKEGEINVTIRAKADDEKLYIYVEDDGVGISARATREFERTKEQVTLTKMTGIGLANVDAFIRMKFGKEYGLVIERGEIQGTVVKYILPIISGGNDEVKEGIDSR; from the coding sequence ATGGAAAGATTACTTCAAGAGGAATTGAGCAGCCAGACAATACAGAACATTTCCAAGAATGAGAGTTATATTTATGAGAAACTTCAAAGTATGGCATATTATTCGTCTCTATTCGTAAATGATGAAAAGTTGAGGGAGCGTTTGACAAACGAGAGCTATTCAGAATATGAAAATATGAATTATTTTAATAATCTCATAGATAAAAATAGTATTTTAGATTTGAAATCGACTTTTCCGATGACTAAAGTTGTATTATTCGATAATTTTGGAAGAGTTTATTCAAATTGGAGCATGAATTATCGAAACTATGATTTTCTCTTGGAAGAGGAATGGGTGAAGAAGAGCAGGGAAGAAAAAGGACATGTTACATGGTCGTTGTTTCAGCCCAGTTATATCGAAGGGGAAGATGATGAAATCCATATTTCTTTGGCCCGAACTATTTTAAGTGAAGGAACAGCAGGTTCGCCGATAGGAACTATCATTGTCAGTATTAATAAAAAGGAATTCAGTGAAGCTCTTATGGAGTATTCTAATGAAGGCGATTTTGTATATATCTGCATCGATAAAGGCGAAGTGTTAATGGATAATGATATAGAAAACTTTTTGGATAAGGATGAAATTTTGCGTATTTATGAGGAAACGGAAAGGAATAAGAAAGGGAAAATACAAATAAAAGAAGGTGGAAATGAATATTTAATTAGCTATTATTCACTTCCAAAACCATGGGAATTCAATGGTCAAATAATGAAAGTATTTCATTTTACCGATTATAATAAAATCAAGGATAGTATATCGTCTATTACAAGAAGTATTAATATGATAACCGTAATAATCTTAATTATTATCGTTTTTGTTCTATTTATTACCAGCAGATATTTAGTGCGTCCAATCAAAGTATTAACGAGTAAGATGGATCAATTCTCTCTTAAGACTCCGATTGAAGGAATCGATTTGAATAGAAAAGATGAGATAGGTAAGATAAATCGCTCATTCATTCATATGGGAGAAAATATAAATACACTTTTCGAACAGTTAGAAGAAGAGCATAAAATAAGAGAGCAGTATCAATATGAATCGTTACGAGCGCAGTTTAATCCTCATTTTATCTTTAATACGTTGTTAAATATAAGATGGATGGCTCAGATAAGAGGTGCTAATAATATTGTGGAATGTATTGAAGCTCTCGGAAATTTATTATCATACAGTATGATGCGGGAAAAAGAGGTAGTAACGCTCGATGATGAGATAAAAAATATTCAAAGTTTTATTTATATCCATAATTGTCGATATCCGGAATTTGTAACATTAACTACTCATATTGACGAAGAATTATTAAATTTGAAAACAGTGAAATTTATACTGCAGCCAATTGTTGAAAATGCGGTAATTCACGGATATAACAACAAGGAAGGGGAAATTAATGTTACGATAAGGGCTAAAGCTGATGATGAGAAATTATATATATATGTAGAAGACGATGGGGTTGGGATATCAGCCCGGGCAACCAGAGAGTTCGAGAGAACCAAAGAACAGGTAACGTTGACTAAGATGACCGGCATTGGGTTAGCGAATGTAGATGCTTTTATAAGAATGAAATTCGGAAAAGAGTATGGATTAGTGATTGAGAGAGGGGAAATACAAGGAACTGTTGTTAAATACATATTACCTATAATAAGCGGAGGCAATGATGAAGTTAAAGAAGGTATTGATAGTAGATGA
- a CDS encoding response regulator transcription factor: MKLKKVLIVDDEQLIRIGLLSLLEWESYGYVIIGDASNGEEALDKIEKLKPDIVLVDLKMDPIDGFEVIKRGIERNSNTKFIALSNYNDFDSARKAMKLGASDYIFKFTLKAEDLIKVLNEVSAEIIVSEEQGTYQAECEQIWSVKENILKHILDYGEEASKVLSDIPLEISLEKEYRVLFLKINDFIALRKAGNYPNLLLVKNTLEKVILELLERQFFVDTFRYRDSEFVVVLNSRFQDSFDHIKRAFIMLNNYSKQYYGFTLCGGVSNICKGKESFNRALQESRQFMQRCFLSDEQLIQENDMEEKLAEEIEETYRIHKFEEFIKMGDLSMAFKNLLQFMDDMDENKKCRGIIIKQHMIKIIQVILFGMIKYRIEIGRVVDKNGVCLDHVMSEYDTFESARQSIVDISAVIKSEFSQVGETRKRKEIAAAEIYMEEYLNEDITVSKMAKLVSMSESRFAHVFKEEVGVSFIEYVNQLRIDKAIGYLLHSDMQINEIAIAVGINNSNYFSTLFRKRTGKTPLEFRKSKIAEK, from the coding sequence ATGAAGTTAAAGAAGGTATTGATAGTAGATGATGAACAGCTAATCCGAATCGGCTTATTGTCATTATTGGAGTGGGAGAGTTATGGTTATGTAATTATTGGAGACGCTTCTAACGGAGAAGAGGCGCTTGATAAGATTGAAAAACTAAAACCGGACATCGTTCTTGTGGATTTAAAGATGGATCCAATTGACGGTTTCGAGGTAATAAAAAGAGGGATAGAAAGGAATAGTAATACTAAGTTTATTGCTTTGAGTAACTATAATGATTTTGACAGCGCAAGGAAAGCTATGAAATTAGGCGCATCTGACTATATATTTAAATTCACATTGAAAGCGGAAGATCTTATAAAAGTATTAAATGAAGTATCGGCAGAAATTATAGTGTCCGAAGAACAAGGGACTTATCAGGCAGAATGTGAACAAATATGGAGCGTAAAAGAAAATATATTGAAACACATTTTAGATTATGGTGAGGAAGCCTCTAAAGTTTTATCGGATATTCCCTTAGAAATTTCTCTTGAGAAAGAATATAGAGTTCTATTTTTGAAAATCAATGATTTTATTGCTCTTAGAAAAGCCGGAAATTATCCTAATTTATTGTTAGTAAAAAATACTTTGGAGAAAGTAATATTAGAATTGCTGGAAAGACAGTTCTTTGTCGATACATTCAGATACCGGGATTCTGAATTTGTAGTAGTACTAAACAGTAGATTTCAGGATAGCTTTGATCATATAAAAAGAGCTTTTATAATGCTTAATAATTATTCCAAGCAGTACTATGGGTTTACTTTATGCGGAGGTGTGAGCAATATTTGTAAGGGAAAAGAAAGTTTTAATAGGGCATTGCAGGAATCCCGTCAATTTATGCAGCGATGTTTTTTGTCTGACGAGCAATTAATACAGGAAAATGATATGGAAGAAAAATTGGCGGAAGAAATAGAAGAGACATATAGAATACATAAATTTGAAGAATTTATAAAAATGGGTGATTTGTCTATGGCATTTAAAAACCTCCTTCAGTTTATGGATGATATGGATGAAAACAAAAAATGTAGAGGAATTATAATTAAGCAGCACATGATTAAGATAATTCAGGTAATTCTTTTTGGGATGATTAAATATCGAATAGAAATCGGCAGAGTAGTGGATAAGAATGGGGTTTGCTTAGACCATGTGATGAGTGAATATGATACGTTTGAGTCAGCGAGACAGTCGATTGTTGATATTTCTGCAGTTATAAAATCAGAATTTTCACAGGTGGGAGAGACGAGAAAGAGAAAAGAAATAGCAGCAGCAGAGATTTACATGGAAGAGTATTTAAATGAGGATATCACAGTTTCGAAAATGGCCAAGTTAGTAAGTATGAGTGAAAGCCGTTTTGCCCACGTTTTTAAAGAAGAGGTGGGTGTGAGTTTCATAGAATATGTAAATCAGCTAAGAATCGATAAAGCAATCGGTTACTTACTTCATAGTGATATGCAGATTAATGAGATTGCAATTGCAGTTGGCATTAACAATTCTAATTATTTCAGCACTTTATTCCGGAAAAGAACAGGAAAGACCCCTTTGGAGTTTAGAAAAAGTAAAATAGCAGAAAAGTGA
- a CDS encoding ABC transporter substrate-binding protein, with the protein MKKKVLSVILATVIMTSTLAACGSDVNTNTVPKADSEEAKENTPDPEISEDGNGNVETVTLRLWGGVPPEAGPQASCDLFNEQYKDKGIQVEYERFVNDDTGNMKLETNLLSGTGVDLYMSYTPDHLAKRASGDMALDLTELMEKDGFDLESYVGDMAEAYYVDGKPYSLPTKSDKYGIVINKDMFDEAGIAIPTEWTYEEFREIARQLTHGEGQDRVYGMFWNSQQDLTYALQYLSTQTLGGDPMYKTENETRFSDPVNIASVGLIRDMMLEDKTSPTHTDSVTQKLSQEGMFLTGKAAMTIGPWMVRSIKDMENYPHDFVTAFAPYPVVEKGQRNYTQGGYGDHLCINPKSQNVEAAWEFAKWYATQGMLPVAEGGRVPSFKTYDPQEVTNAFLKGGEELLDAETTKKVLIEPANNYAVPTITNHIPEIKKIFTEEMEKLLLGNVTVEEAMGNADERSHEILN; encoded by the coding sequence ATGAAAAAGAAGGTTTTATCAGTAATACTGGCGACAGTCATTATGACATCAACGTTGGCGGCCTGTGGATCAGATGTGAATACAAATACTGTTCCAAAGGCAGACAGTGAAGAAGCAAAAGAAAACACACCTGACCCGGAGATATCAGAGGATGGAAACGGAAATGTAGAAACAGTGACTTTGAGACTATGGGGAGGAGTTCCTCCGGAAGCGGGACCGCAAGCTTCCTGTGATTTATTTAATGAACAATATAAGGATAAAGGTATTCAAGTAGAATATGAGAGATTTGTAAATGATGATACAGGCAATATGAAATTAGAAACGAATTTATTGTCAGGGACAGGTGTTGATCTCTATATGTCTTATACTCCCGACCACTTGGCTAAAAGAGCATCCGGAGATATGGCATTAGATTTGACTGAACTAATGGAAAAGGATGGGTTTGATTTAGAATCTTACGTGGGAGATATGGCAGAAGCGTATTATGTGGATGGAAAGCCTTATTCCCTCCCTACAAAATCAGATAAGTATGGAATCGTAATTAATAAAGATATGTTCGATGAAGCCGGCATCGCAATACCTACAGAGTGGACATATGAAGAGTTCAGAGAAATTGCCAGACAGTTGACACATGGAGAAGGCCAGGATAGGGTATATGGAATGTTTTGGAATTCACAGCAAGATTTAACCTATGCGTTACAGTATTTGTCAACACAGACATTAGGTGGAGATCCTATGTATAAGACTGAAAATGAAACAAGATTTTCCGATCCTGTAAATATAGCGAGTGTAGGGTTGATAAGGGATATGATGCTGGAGGATAAGACATCCCCTACTCATACGGATTCTGTAACACAGAAGCTTTCCCAGGAAGGAATGTTCTTAACGGGAAAAGCGGCTATGACGATAGGACCTTGGATGGTGCGCAGTATTAAAGATATGGAAAATTATCCTCATGATTTTGTCACAGCATTTGCACCTTATCCTGTTGTTGAAAAAGGGCAGAGAAATTATACACAAGGAGGATATGGAGACCATCTGTGTATTAACCCTAAATCACAGAATGTTGAAGCGGCTTGGGAATTCGCTAAATGGTATGCCACACAAGGGATGCTGCCTGTAGCAGAAGGGGGAAGAGTACCATCGTTTAAGACCTATGATCCACAAGAAGTAACAAATGCTTTTTTAAAGGGCGGAGAAGAACTTTTGGATGCGGAAACTACAAAGAAAGTATTAATTGAGCCGGCCAATAATTATGCGGTTCCGACTATTACGAATCATATACCGGAAATCAAGAAGATATTCACAGAAGAAATGGAAAAGCTGCTCCTTGGAAATGTGACAGTGGAGGAAGCGATGGGAAATGCGGACGAAAGAAGTCATGAAATATTAAATTAG
- a CDS encoding carbohydrate ABC transporter permease, with protein MKKLELSKTTKENLTGYAFILPNVVGVCAFTLLPMIFSLVTSFTDWDYTRGFGKWNFIGVKNYLDMWKDGWFTSALTNTIFFAFIVVPATIVISLILSVIIDKYCYGKVALRLAMFMPYISNIVAVSIVWVMMYSPWGPFTQLMETLGIENPPQWLGNERWALPAIMIMTVWGGVGYAIMIYTSSIQGLPADVYEAADIDGANEVQKFFKLTIHFLSPTTFFLVITTFITCFQVFAQVQIMTKGGPGSSSNVLVYYIYTSAFSFYKMGYASAMSWILFIILFIITIIQWRGQKKWVNY; from the coding sequence GTGAAGAAATTAGAGTTATCAAAAACGACAAAAGAAAATCTGACAGGATATGCATTTATTTTACCTAATGTAGTCGGAGTTTGTGCATTCACTCTGCTCCCCATGATCTTCTCATTGGTTACAAGTTTTACAGATTGGGATTATACAAGGGGCTTTGGAAAATGGAATTTTATAGGAGTAAAAAACTATTTAGATATGTGGAAGGACGGTTGGTTTACCAGCGCATTGACAAACACTATATTTTTTGCCTTTATAGTGGTGCCTGCGACCATTGTTATTTCCTTAATTTTATCAGTGATAATCGATAAATATTGCTATGGGAAGGTAGCTCTTCGATTAGCTATGTTCATGCCATACATTTCCAATATAGTAGCCGTTTCAATTGTATGGGTCATGATGTATTCTCCATGGGGGCCGTTTACACAATTAATGGAGACCCTCGGTATAGAAAATCCCCCTCAATGGCTCGGTAACGAACGTTGGGCATTGCCGGCTATTATGATTATGACCGTGTGGGGTGGTGTCGGATATGCCATTATGATATATACCTCGTCAATTCAGGGATTACCGGCAGACGTCTATGAAGCGGCAGATATTGATGGTGCAAATGAAGTACAGAAATTTTTTAAACTTACCATTCACTTTTTGTCGCCAACCACCTTCTTTTTAGTAATTACCACATTTATTACCTGTTTTCAGGTGTTTGCGCAAGTACAGATCATGACAAAAGGCGGGCCGGGAAGCTCTTCGAATGTATTAGTTTATTATATTTATACGTCCGCCTTCAGTTTTTATAAAATGGGATACGCATCTGCCATGTCTTGGATTCTATTTATAATCCTGTTTATTATAACAATTATCCAATGGCGCGGACAAAAGAAATGGGTGAATTATTAA
- a CDS encoding carbohydrate ABC transporter permease, giving the protein MRKAKVKKLVFNMVLTILVGAFALTMITPFLWMLSASMKLPLDVMELPIKWIPEYFYPNNYKKVWNIGNSAVRDYHFSLAYFNSIKIAGINLVGSVITSTLAGYAFAKLKFKGRDALFLIYLSTMMIPSQVTLIPKFAIFSKLGMINTHLPLILPGLITITGTFLMRQYFMMIPDELRESARIDGAGEFTTWARIMVPIAKPSMASLGMVVFLWNWNAYLEPLVFLNDWRLYTIPLALTNFIEESVTEYNLIMAAASSALIPAFIVFLCGQKFLVKGLTAGAVKG; this is encoded by the coding sequence ATGCGGAAAGCAAAAGTAAAAAAATTAGTTTTTAATATGGTTTTAACGATTCTCGTCGGAGCGTTTGCCCTAACGATGATAACTCCTTTCTTATGGATGCTGTCGGCATCTATGAAATTACCTTTAGATGTAATGGAGTTGCCCATTAAATGGATTCCTGAGTATTTTTATCCAAATAATTATAAAAAAGTATGGAATATAGGTAATTCGGCGGTACGTGATTATCACTTTTCATTGGCTTATTTTAATTCAATTAAAATTGCCGGTATCAATCTGGTCGGTTCTGTTATTACGAGTACATTAGCAGGATATGCTTTTGCAAAGTTGAAATTTAAGGGTAGGGACGCACTATTTCTAATATACCTTTCTACAATGATGATACCTAGCCAGGTAACATTAATCCCTAAGTTTGCAATTTTTAGCAAGTTGGGAATGATTAATACACATTTACCATTAATCTTACCGGGATTGATTACGATAACCGGAACTTTCTTAATGCGCCAATATTTTATGATGATTCCCGATGAATTAAGAGAATCTGCAAGGATCGATGGTGCAGGCGAGTTTACGACCTGGGCACGCATCATGGTTCCGATAGCGAAGCCCAGTATGGCGTCTCTGGGGATGGTCGTATTCTTATGGAATTGGAATGCATATTTGGAGCCGTTGGTTTTTCTGAATGATTGGAGATTGTACACGATTCCATTGGCGCTGACTAACTTTATAGAAGAGAGTGTGACAGAATATAATTTAATTATGGCAGCAGCTTCTTCGGCGTTGATTCCTGCTTTTATCGTATTTTTATGCGGGCAGAAGTTTTTGGTAAAAGGATTGACGGCCGGAGCGGTGAAAGGATAA